A single region of the Rathayibacter rathayi genome encodes:
- a CDS encoding class I SAM-dependent methyltransferase — translation MSTAREHWEARYADSDRIWSGRPNATLVGVVGALPPGRALDLGAGEGADALWLASLGWSVTGLDLSETALDRAREAATAQGVSVDFVQADLAGEWPVEGLFDLVTASFLHSMVEFPRTDVLRRAAGAVAPGGRLAVVSHAAPPPWASGDEHRHGLHLSGPEEEFAELALDPSEWTAQVVETRERAATAPDGTAAVLLDGVLLLQRRA, via the coding sequence ATGAGCACCGCACGCGAGCACTGGGAGGCGCGCTACGCCGACTCCGATCGCATCTGGTCGGGCAGACCGAATGCGACGTTGGTCGGGGTGGTCGGTGCGCTGCCGCCGGGGCGCGCCCTCGATCTCGGCGCGGGCGAGGGAGCGGATGCGCTGTGGCTCGCGTCGCTCGGCTGGAGCGTGACCGGGCTTGATCTTTCCGAGACGGCGCTGGATCGGGCGCGCGAGGCTGCGACCGCGCAGGGCGTCAGCGTGGACTTCGTGCAGGCCGACCTCGCCGGCGAGTGGCCGGTAGAGGGGCTGTTCGATCTGGTCACGGCGAGCTTTCTGCACTCGATGGTCGAGTTCCCGCGAACCGACGTCCTGCGGAGGGCCGCGGGCGCGGTCGCACCGGGCGGTCGCCTCGCCGTCGTCTCGCACGCCGCGCCGCCGCCGTGGGCCAGTGGCGACGAGCACCGGCATGGACTGCACCTCTCCGGCCCCGAGGAAGAGTTCGCCGAGCTCGCCCTCGACCCCTCGGAGTGGACTGCTCAGGTCGTCGAGACCCGCGAGCGCGCGGCAACCGCCCCTGACGGCACTGCGGCGGTGCTTCTGGACGGTGTGCTACTCCTGCAGCGCCGCGCCTGA